A stretch of Megalobrama amblycephala isolate DHTTF-2021 linkage group LG14, ASM1881202v1, whole genome shotgun sequence DNA encodes these proteins:
- the LOC125245028 gene encoding LOW QUALITY PROTEIN: biogenesis of lysosome-related organelles complex 1 subunit 5-like (The sequence of the model RefSeq protein was modified relative to this genomic sequence to represent the inferred CDS: deleted 1 base in 1 codon), producing the protein MEKIVKDVGDIQSRLIDHRPVLQGEIRYFIREFEEKRAFRECRLLEKLNKMTSDTNEHDLPKCTESMHEKLCDALTRLEAANHMAQRIQQRELEAEQSTHLQLCVERRKQDWEEFLKEQSRLKEEVDEEHAKAVGRLSAQYDEMKKDLAKHSSF; encoded by the exons ATGGAGAAGATAGTTAAGG ATGTTGGTGATATTCAGTCCAGACTCATTGATCACAGGCCGGTCCTGCAAGGTGAAATCAGATACTTCATCAGGGAGTTTGAG GAGAAGCGTGCTTTCAGAGAATGCCGTCTGCTTGAAAAGCTGAATAAGATGACGTCTGACACAAATGAGCATGATCTGCCTAAGTGCACTGAGAGTATGCATGAGAAACTGTGTGACGCTCTCACACGAC TTGAAGCAGCAAATCATATGGCGCAGAGGATCCAGCAGAGGGAGCTAGAGGCTGAACAG AGCACACATCTGCAGTTGTGTGTGGAGAGGCGGAAGCAGGACTGGGAGGAGTTCCTGAAGGAGCAGTCTCGTCTGAAGGAGGAGGTGGATGAGGAA CACGCTAAAGCTGTGGGCCGACTCAGCGCTCAGTACGATGAAATGAAGAAAGACCTGGCCAAGCACAGCAGCTTCTGA